Proteins co-encoded in one Halococcus salsus genomic window:
- a CDS encoding carbohydrate ABC transporter permease: protein MTDGGVANAGTESSTDSGSGGFFGDVDGWRIALYAVLSLVTIYFLVPIEAGIMTSFKTTGSVGSTAPYLPPGADGFTLENWRNAIDLLGPSMVNSALLTIPATILCAALGSIAAYGLTQLSWRGQLPILLLFVAGVFIPYQAVLVPLSQFWSMVNLESLLSPLWALPLLEPYHADIIELIVTHAAYGVPICTVLFRGYYMGLSGEMIEAARLDGASVFRIYRRVVMPLSGPMFAVVLIFQFTQIWNDLLFALILIGGAGGPSAPVTLSLVGIGASMESINFGLRMAGAFLTALPTLLVFIVFGDQFAQGVAGQT, encoded by the coding sequence ATGACCGACGGCGGCGTCGCCAACGCCGGAACGGAATCGAGCACGGATTCGGGCTCGGGCGGTTTCTTCGGCGACGTCGACGGCTGGCGGATCGCACTCTACGCCGTGCTCTCACTGGTCACGATCTACTTCCTTGTGCCGATCGAGGCCGGGATCATGACCTCGTTCAAGACGACGGGGTCGGTCGGGAGTACCGCACCGTATCTCCCGCCCGGTGCCGACGGCTTCACGCTCGAGAACTGGCGCAACGCCATTGATCTGCTCGGACCGAGCATGGTCAACAGCGCGCTGTTGACGATCCCCGCGACGATCCTGTGTGCGGCGCTCGGGTCGATCGCGGCCTACGGGCTCACGCAGTTGAGCTGGCGCGGCCAGTTACCGATCCTGTTGCTGTTTGTGGCGGGCGTGTTCATCCCCTACCAGGCCGTTCTCGTCCCGCTGTCGCAGTTCTGGTCGATGGTCAACCTCGAAAGCCTGCTCTCGCCGCTGTGGGCGCTACCGTTGCTGGAACCGTATCACGCCGACATCATCGAACTGATCGTGACCCACGCAGCCTACGGAGTCCCGATCTGCACGGTGCTCTTCCGAGGCTACTACATGGGGCTGTCGGGCGAGATGATCGAGGCGGCGCGGCTCGATGGCGCGAGCGTCTTCCGGATCTACCGGCGCGTGGTCATGCCGCTGTCGGGACCGATGTTCGCCGTGGTGTTGATCTTCCAGTTCACGCAGATCTGGAACGACCTCCTGTTCGCGCTGATCCTGATCGGTGGGGCGGGCGGGCCCTCCGCGCCCGTCACGCTCTCGCTGGTGGGTATCGGTGCGAGCATGGAGAGCATCAACTTCGGCCTCCGGATGGCCGGTGCGTTCCTCACCGCGCTCCCGACGCTGCTGGTGTTCATCGTCTTCGGCGACCAGTTCGCACAGGGCGTCGCGGGGCAAACATGA